A genome region from Mesorhizobium sp. B2-1-8 includes the following:
- a CDS encoding SH3 domain-containing protein: MKSRAAFGFRMVGGEIRHHLYVALARFILATASLAASATTTGLRAEAGALPLPRFVSLKASSANLRVGPGVGYDIEWVFTRPGIPLEIYQQYGNWRRVRDWDGTSGWIYGPLLSGRRTGIVAPWAKDDLALCKKPTIDSPITALLQPRVRVELTRCDGQWCAVELGPMSGFVRQIGLWGVYPGEVL, translated from the coding sequence ATGAAATCGAGAGCTGCTTTCGGTTTCCGAATGGTCGGCGGGGAGATCAGACATCACTTGTATGTCGCGCTCGCTCGCTTCATTCTGGCGACCGCATCGCTTGCGGCATCCGCGACGACGACGGGACTGCGAGCAGAGGCCGGTGCTCTTCCTCTGCCCCGCTTTGTCTCGCTGAAAGCTTCGTCCGCCAATCTGCGTGTCGGGCCTGGTGTCGGCTACGACATTGAATGGGTCTTTACGCGGCCGGGCATCCCGCTGGAAATATACCAGCAATATGGCAATTGGCGCAGGGTAAGGGATTGGGACGGAACCAGCGGATGGATCTATGGACCGCTGCTTTCAGGCCGCAGGACCGGCATCGTCGCGCCCTGGGCCAAGGACGACCTTGCGCTGTGCAAGAAGCCGACAATTGACAGCCCCATAACTGCCTTGCTCCAACCTCGCGTTCGCGTGGAACTGACGCGCTGCGACGGGCAATGGTGCGCGGTGGAGTTGGGCCCGATGTCTGGCTTTGTCAGGCAAATCGGTTTGTGGGGCGTTTATCCCGGCGAGGTGCTGTAA
- a CDS encoding sialic acid TRAP transporter substrate-binding protein SiaP, whose product MTITLDRRRFLGGSAMAFAALSVMSSGARAQDKITLRLSSPATPGDQRAVALTDVFAPAVSAFATFEPHWNAELFKQGTELEAIARGNLEMSITSAQELASLYPEWGIFTAGYLHRDAAHQKKVFAADFMNPMKKKVEDELGVKLLTVMYLGRRQLNLRIDKEIKTPDDLAGVKLRMPGTDAWQFLGKALGANPVPVAFTEIYTALQTGAIDGQDNPLPSDKDSKFYEVTKQICLTSHLVDLNYLAFSKKVWDGLAPDQQAAVQKAADDAAESGRQKQLKLESELEQFFKDKGLKVYTPDVDAFRKHVQKAYLESDFAKDWPEGMVDKINAL is encoded by the coding sequence ATGACCATCACCCTCGATCGCCGCCGGTTCCTCGGCGGCTCCGCAATGGCATTTGCCGCCTTGTCCGTGATGTCGTCCGGCGCGAGGGCGCAGGACAAGATCACACTCCGGCTCTCGTCGCCGGCGACGCCTGGCGACCAGCGCGCGGTGGCGCTGACCGACGTTTTCGCCCCCGCGGTCAGCGCCTTCGCCACTTTCGAGCCACACTGGAACGCCGAACTGTTCAAGCAAGGCACCGAGCTGGAAGCAATCGCCCGCGGCAATCTCGAAATGTCGATCACCTCGGCGCAGGAACTGGCCTCGCTCTATCCCGAATGGGGGATATTCACCGCCGGCTATCTGCATCGTGACGCCGCGCATCAAAAGAAGGTTTTCGCGGCCGACTTCATGAACCCGATGAAGAAGAAGGTGGAAGATGAACTCGGCGTCAAGCTCTTGACGGTGATGTATCTCGGCCGCCGCCAATTGAACCTTCGCATCGACAAGGAAATCAAGACCCCGGACGATTTGGCCGGCGTCAAGCTCAGAATGCCCGGAACCGACGCCTGGCAGTTTCTGGGCAAGGCGCTCGGCGCCAATCCGGTGCCCGTGGCGTTCACCGAAATCTACACCGCGTTGCAGACCGGTGCGATCGACGGGCAGGACAATCCGCTGCCATCCGACAAGGACTCCAAATTCTACGAGGTCACCAAGCAGATTTGCCTGACCAGCCACCTCGTGGACCTGAACTACCTCGCCTTTTCGAAGAAGGTCTGGGACGGCCTGGCACCGGATCAGCAGGCGGCGGTGCAGAAGGCGGCGGACGATGCGGCCGAGTCCGGACGGCAGAAGCAGCTGAAGCTGGAATCGGAACTCGAGCAGTTCTTCAAGGACAAGGGTTTGAAGGTCTACACACCCGACGTCGACGCCTTCCGCAAACATGTGCAGAAGGCCTATCTGGAGTCCGACTTCGCCAAGGACTGGCCGGAAGGCATGGTCGACAAGATCAACGCCCTCTGA
- the dctP gene encoding TRAP transporter substrate-binding protein DctP has protein sequence MDGETHSKSRRSFLKSSGLVAGLTATAVAAPWVRRAGAADTITWKIQTSWPAGVGLETFQNWCGTIKDKTGGQLAFQPFKAKDIVGDFELFDGVKNGVLEAMNSFSLYWAGKLPATAFLSSYTMGLRYPHEWDIFFYSKGGLQAARDLYAAQGLYYVNRIHHGPNIIHSKTPIRSIEDFRDLKLRVPGGMIAETFAKAGAKTTLLPGGEVFSALEKGTIDAADYTGPAVNWALGFQQVTKYISMGPPGLMSVYQPVDLMDFAVNMNVWTQLPDNLKKFVEDEIQVYSNIHFGAIQKADMEAWQKFLDAGIEINRLGSDDLQKFQEIAVPIWFEWANKDKDAARIFKLQLEVMENPTVGYVTPDMYQGLSINL, from the coding sequence ATGGACGGAGAAACGCATTCCAAATCAAGGCGAAGCTTTCTGAAGTCGAGCGGACTTGTCGCCGGGCTCACGGCGACGGCGGTTGCGGCTCCCTGGGTTCGCAGGGCCGGAGCAGCGGATACCATCACCTGGAAAATCCAGACCTCGTGGCCGGCGGGCGTCGGACTCGAAACCTTTCAGAACTGGTGCGGGACCATCAAGGACAAGACGGGAGGCCAGCTCGCATTCCAGCCTTTCAAGGCCAAGGATATCGTTGGCGATTTCGAGCTTTTCGACGGCGTGAAGAACGGCGTTCTGGAAGCGATGAACTCGTTCTCGCTGTACTGGGCCGGCAAGCTTCCGGCGACCGCCTTTCTTTCGTCCTACACGATGGGACTGCGCTACCCGCACGAGTGGGACATCTTTTTCTATTCAAAGGGTGGCCTGCAGGCTGCGCGCGACCTTTATGCCGCTCAGGGCCTTTACTATGTCAACCGCATTCATCACGGCCCGAACATCATCCATTCGAAGACGCCGATCCGTTCGATCGAGGATTTCAGGGACCTCAAGCTGCGCGTGCCGGGCGGCATGATTGCCGAGACGTTCGCGAAGGCCGGCGCCAAGACAACGCTGCTGCCGGGCGGCGAGGTGTTCTCCGCGCTGGAGAAAGGCACGATCGATGCCGCCGACTACACAGGCCCGGCGGTGAACTGGGCGCTCGGGTTCCAGCAGGTGACCAAGTACATTTCCATGGGGCCGCCCGGATTGATGTCGGTGTATCAGCCAGTCGACCTGATGGATTTTGCCGTCAACATGAATGTCTGGACCCAACTCCCGGACAATCTCAAGAAGTTCGTCGAAGACGAAATCCAAGTCTATTCCAATATCCATTTCGGAGCCATCCAGAAGGCCGACATGGAGGCCTGGCAGAAATTCCTGGATGCCGGAATTGAAATCAATCGGCTTGGATCCGACGATCTGCAGAAGTTCCAGGAAATCGCCGTTCCGATCTGGTTCGAGTGGGCCAACAAGGACAAGGACGCGGCGCGCATCTTCAAGCTGCAGCTCGAGGTGATGGAAAACCCGACCGTCGGTTACGTCACGCCGGACATGTATCAGGGGTTGTCGATCAACCTGTGA
- a CDS encoding GntR family transcriptional regulator, with translation MHENTQNSTISETTYRQIRADIIFGRLTPGEKLKLDRLKNLYGASVSTLREILNRLSSDGLVTAEGQRGFEVAPVSPQDLKEIAALRQLLECYAMELSFASGDMDWEGRVVAAHHKLQQMERRMISGDHSIAKEWKRYDWEFHQALISACGSKVLMDTHAAVFDKYLRYQMVSLTFRGQIAADEHRQMLDAALARDAITAQMVLRKHVEAGVERGLLASAPEFQKKKAGSA, from the coding sequence ATGCATGAAAACACGCAGAATTCGACAATATCTGAAACAACGTACCGACAGATTCGCGCCGACATTATTTTCGGCCGACTCACACCCGGCGAAAAACTCAAGCTTGACAGGCTGAAAAACCTTTATGGCGCCAGCGTCTCTACCCTGCGCGAAATCCTAAACCGCTTGTCCTCCGACGGGCTGGTGACCGCCGAGGGGCAGCGTGGTTTCGAGGTCGCGCCAGTGTCACCTCAGGATCTGAAGGAAATCGCCGCCTTGAGGCAACTGCTCGAATGCTATGCGATGGAGTTGTCGTTCGCCTCCGGCGACATGGATTGGGAAGGCCGCGTGGTCGCGGCGCACCACAAGCTTCAGCAAATGGAAAGGCGCATGATTTCAGGCGACCATTCGATTGCCAAGGAATGGAAGCGCTATGACTGGGAGTTCCACCAGGCATTGATCTCTGCCTGCGGCTCCAAGGTGCTGATGGATACGCATGCCGCCGTATTCGACAAATATCTGCGGTATCAAATGGTTTCATTGACGTTTCGCGGTCAGATCGCCGCTGACGAGCATCGGCAGATGCTCGATGCGGCGTTGGCGCGCGACGCCATCACAGCCCAAATGGTGTTGCGCAAGCATGTCGAGGCAGGCGTCGAGCGCGGATTGCTGGCCAGCGCGCCCGAATTCCAGAAGAAGAAGGCCGGTTCGGCGTAA